A window from Gemmatimonadaceae bacterium encodes these proteins:
- a CDS encoding pyrroloquinoline quinone-dependent dehydrogenase encodes MALLLVARAMPAQQRAGAAVEWQVYAHDAAGTKYSPAARITRSNVKQLVPAWTYRTGDFSLGEGMTRDETTPLFVDGLLYVSTPFGGVRALDPETGHERWSFDSELDLSGDYGDFANRGVSTWVDPRRPASEMCHRIIYVAPVDARLIALDARTGAPCSGFGDHGVVRLGDVRNPEIFRGEYEITSPPAVVNGLLIVGSTVADNVRAKAPSGVVRAFDARTGQLRWAWDPVTRDPSDSGYDSWRGPDAHETGAANAWSVISVDSARDLVFVPTGSPSPDFFGGDRLGQNLYANSVIALRASTGAMVWHFQVVHHDLWDYDVPAEPVLFTWRHDGRDTPALAATTKMGHVFLLNRETGAPLFPVDERRVPASDVPGESAWPTQPFPTRPAPLVPERFRADDVFGVSPQEKAWCEKELAGVRNDGMFTPPSVRGTVIYPGNIGGSNWSGIAIDPVRHLAILPLNNVMTVVQLIPRADAHARAMSGTRFDQFSPQRGTPYAMRRTFLIAPDGAPCSTPPWGTLSAVDLETGRVKWSRPLGSIAALARVPGSSQWGSPNLGGAMVTAGGIVFAGGALDERLHAYDVETGTELWSAKLPAGVHASPMTYVTATGRQFVVVAAGGHRELYAASGGTDGAGDYVVAFALPTTAPAAPHAATISAGQYTGHMVLDRSRFDAQWDLGRDSSGATLSFTLDGVGVNGHGTGHVVGDSITITANWSLPSKHCSGTMTLAGRAANENRAIIGELTYVDGCTDGSSKPGTFAMWRAGHRVTRVGVSGR; translated from the coding sequence GTGGCACTGCTGCTCGTGGCGCGCGCGATGCCGGCGCAACAGCGCGCGGGGGCGGCCGTCGAATGGCAGGTGTATGCGCACGACGCCGCGGGCACCAAGTACTCGCCGGCGGCGCGGATCACGCGGTCGAACGTGAAGCAGCTCGTGCCGGCATGGACGTACCGCACGGGCGACTTCTCGTTAGGCGAAGGCATGACGCGCGATGAGACGACGCCGCTGTTCGTGGATGGCCTGCTCTACGTATCGACGCCGTTCGGCGGCGTCCGCGCGCTCGACCCGGAGACGGGGCACGAGCGCTGGTCGTTCGACTCGGAGCTCGACCTTTCCGGCGACTACGGTGACTTTGCCAACCGCGGCGTGTCGACCTGGGTGGACCCGCGGCGGCCGGCGAGCGAGATGTGCCACCGCATCATTTACGTGGCGCCGGTCGACGCCCGGCTGATCGCGCTCGATGCGCGCACGGGCGCACCCTGCTCCGGATTCGGCGACCACGGGGTGGTCCGGTTAGGCGATGTGCGCAATCCCGAGATCTTTCGCGGCGAATACGAAATCACGTCGCCGCCGGCGGTCGTCAACGGCCTGCTGATCGTCGGGTCGACGGTTGCCGACAACGTGCGCGCCAAGGCACCGAGCGGTGTCGTGCGCGCATTCGATGCACGGACCGGGCAGCTGCGTTGGGCATGGGATCCCGTCACGCGCGACCCATCAGATTCCGGATATGATTCGTGGCGCGGGCCGGACGCGCACGAGACAGGCGCTGCCAACGCGTGGTCGGTCATCAGCGTCGACTCGGCGCGCGACCTGGTGTTCGTGCCGACCGGCAGTCCCAGCCCGGATTTCTTCGGCGGTGACCGGCTCGGACAGAATCTGTACGCGAATTCCGTGATCGCACTGCGCGCATCGACGGGCGCGATGGTCTGGCACTTCCAGGTGGTGCACCATGATCTCTGGGACTACGACGTACCCGCGGAACCGGTGCTCTTCACCTGGCGCCACGACGGGCGCGATACGCCGGCGCTCGCCGCGACAACCAAGATGGGCCACGTCTTCCTGCTGAATCGCGAGACCGGCGCACCGCTCTTTCCCGTGGACGAGCGGCGGGTGCCGGCGAGCGACGTCCCCGGCGAGTCCGCGTGGCCGACGCAGCCGTTCCCGACGCGTCCGGCTCCGTTAGTCCCGGAGCGATTTCGGGCCGACGATGTGTTCGGCGTGTCGCCACAGGAGAAGGCATGGTGCGAGAAGGAGCTTGCCGGTGTGCGCAACGACGGGATGTTCACACCGCCATCAGTGCGCGGCACCGTGATCTATCCCGGGAACATCGGCGGCTCGAACTGGAGCGGAATCGCAATCGATCCGGTGCGGCATCTCGCGATCCTTCCGTTGAACAACGTGATGACCGTGGTGCAGTTGATACCGCGTGCCGATGCGCATGCCCGCGCAATGTCGGGCACGCGCTTCGATCAGTTCTCGCCCCAGCGCGGAACGCCGTACGCGATGCGGCGGACCTTTCTGATTGCACCGGACGGCGCGCCGTGTTCGACGCCGCCGTGGGGCACGCTCTCGGCGGTGGATCTCGAGACGGGTCGGGTGAAGTGGAGCCGTCCGTTGGGGAGCATCGCTGCACTCGCGCGCGTACCGGGCAGCTCGCAGTGGGGCTCGCCTAACTTGGGCGGCGCGATGGTCACTGCCGGTGGCATCGTGTTCGCGGGCGGTGCGCTCGACGAGCGGCTGCACGCATACGACGTCGAAACCGGCACGGAGCTGTGGTCCGCCAAACTGCCGGCCGGCGTGCATGCGTCGCCGATGACGTATGTCACCGCGACCGGACGACAGTTCGTAGTCGTCGCAGCGGGCGGACACCGGGAGCTGTACGCGGCAAGCGGAGGCACGGACGGAGCAGGCGACTACGTCGTTGCGTTTGCGCTCCCGACAACCGCTCCGGCAGCACCGCACGCGGCGACTATCTCGGCCGGCCAATACACGGGACACATGGTGCTCGACCGATCGCGCTTCGACGCGCAATGGGATCTCGGGCGTGACAGCTCTGGCGCGACGTTGTCGTTCACGCTTGATGGCGTCGGGGTCAATGGTCATGGGACGGGTCACGTCGTGGGCGACAGCATCACCATCACGGCGAATTGGTCGCTGCCCTCGAAGCACTGCTCCGGCACGATGACGCTCGCAGGCCGCGCGGCTAACGAAAATCGCGCGATCATCGGCGAGCTAACGTATGTCGATGGATGCACCGACGGCTCCAGCAAGCCGGGGACGTTTGCGATGTGGCGCGCGGGACATCGCGTGACACGCGTCGGTGTATCCGGAAGGTGA
- a CDS encoding trehalose-6-phosphate synthase, translating into MSGRLLIVSNRLPVTVSVSENGGHPEVRASVGGLATGLRAPHEQSKGFWLGWPGQMSGLDDAGRADVQQQLEARRLVRVELTPEEVSVYYERIANSVLWPVCHDRLDQLPLRVEGWDVYESVNARFADAVAAVWRPGDRIWVHDYHLMRAPALIRERIPSARIGFFLHIPFPTPEIFFALARRRWLVSGMLGADLIGFHTRRHRGHFAAAVHRLLGTDAHGNEFEHQGRRVRMGVFPMGVDAGDFARRAESEPVRTEAARLRRTGTGPLLVGIDRLDYSKGIPRRLLAVEQLLIKHPEWRERIRFTQIAVPSREGVRAYRKVREEVETLVGRINGTYALPTWAPIHYVHRGLPRSLLIALYCAADVMVVTPVRDGMNLVAKEFVAARTDDDGVLVLSEFAGAAEELSEALIVNPYDVDETAEAMHAALIMAPDERAHRMRALRARVTTHDVARWAAEFLDALG; encoded by the coding sequence GTGAGCGGACGCCTGCTCATCGTTTCGAACCGTTTGCCGGTGACGGTGAGCGTGTCGGAAAACGGGGGGCATCCCGAGGTCCGGGCCAGCGTCGGCGGGTTGGCCACCGGACTGCGCGCACCGCACGAGCAGTCGAAGGGATTCTGGTTAGGCTGGCCCGGGCAAATGAGCGGGCTCGACGATGCCGGCCGCGCGGACGTGCAGCAGCAACTCGAGGCACGCCGGCTGGTGCGCGTGGAGCTGACGCCCGAGGAAGTGTCGGTCTATTACGAACGGATCGCGAACAGCGTGCTGTGGCCGGTGTGTCACGACCGGTTAGACCAGCTGCCGCTGCGCGTCGAAGGTTGGGATGTGTACGAGAGCGTGAACGCGCGCTTCGCCGATGCCGTGGCGGCGGTATGGCGGCCGGGCGATCGCATCTGGGTGCACGACTACCACCTGATGCGGGCGCCGGCCCTGATTCGCGAGCGGATCCCATCGGCGCGCATCGGGTTCTTTCTGCACATCCCGTTTCCGACGCCGGAGATTTTCTTTGCGCTCGCGCGGCGGCGGTGGCTGGTGAGCGGCATGTTAGGCGCCGACCTGATCGGCTTTCACACGCGGCGGCATCGCGGCCACTTCGCGGCGGCCGTGCACCGGTTGTTAGGCACGGACGCGCACGGCAACGAGTTCGAGCATCAGGGCCGCCGGGTGCGGATGGGCGTCTTTCCGATGGGCGTGGACGCGGGGGACTTCGCGCGCCGCGCGGAGTCCGAGCCCGTACGCACGGAGGCCGCGCGCCTGCGGCGAACCGGCACCGGGCCCTTGTTGGTGGGCATCGATCGTCTCGACTACAGCAAGGGGATTCCGCGTCGATTGTTGGCCGTCGAGCAGTTGCTGATCAAGCATCCCGAATGGCGCGAACGGATCCGGTTCACGCAAATCGCGGTGCCGTCGCGCGAAGGCGTGCGCGCGTACCGGAAAGTACGGGAAGAGGTGGAGACGCTCGTTGGGCGGATCAACGGGACGTACGCGCTGCCAACGTGGGCGCCCATCCATTATGTACACCGCGGCCTGCCGAGATCGTTGCTGATCGCATTGTACTGTGCGGCCGATGTGATGGTGGTCACACCGGTGCGCGACGGAATGAATCTCGTGGCCAAAGAGTTCGTGGCGGCGCGGACAGACGACGACGGAGTGCTCGTCCTGAGCGAGTTTGCCGGCGCGGCCGAAGAGCTGAGCGAGGCGTTGATCGTGAATCCGTACGACGTGGACGAGACCGCCGAAGCGATGCACGCGGCGCTCATCATGGCGCCCGACGAGCGGGCGCACCGAATGCGGGCATTGCGCGCGCGCGTGACGACGCACGATGTGGCACGGTGGGCGGCCGAGTTTCTGGATGCGTTGGGGTGA
- a CDS encoding mechanosensitive ion channel domain-containing protein has product MHRPAYRLPGVLAITVRAAIAIALCVAVPRTATAQVIQQLLGKKPAADTAKPASVTSPDSPRASLSAFLEYSQAGDFARAAQYLDVPEIERSQASQLAREFSIVLDRYVYIDLDAISGASAGDTTSGMPAGVQQIGTIPEPGGRSDPVRLVRQARPGAAARWVFSRSTVANIPKWYRQLPDRWTLDHLPPWLLGAGPLGILWWQWLGLIVVIVVSLLVGMLLGRLARGALGALAKRTKTHWDDGISTALRGPFRLAAMLVVVLFLLPWLSLNANVSRHVDTVIKAGFTIAFFWALWRLVDIWRQVKSVSGWAMHGTSHGLLTLVSRLVKMVIGIFGFVSLLATLGYPVAAIIGGLGIGGLAVALAAQKTLENLFGAFAIGGDRLFREGDQVTIDTVTGTVESIGLRSIRIRTAERSVVSMPNGKVADSRIETFAPRDRIRFSCVLTLVYETTADQMRAVITGVEAMLKGTKHVAQDTITVFFQQLSPSSLDVQVAAQILTTNGNEFNRIRQDLLLQIMDIVERAGTSFAFPTQTVQLESPPAAAATNGAAASNDAAAPKPSS; this is encoded by the coding sequence ATGCATCGACCCGCATATCGTTTGCCGGGAGTGCTGGCGATCACCGTGCGTGCGGCCATCGCGATCGCGCTTTGCGTCGCAGTTCCGCGAACGGCGACGGCGCAGGTCATACAGCAATTGCTGGGCAAGAAGCCGGCGGCGGACACGGCGAAGCCGGCGTCGGTGACGTCGCCGGATTCGCCGCGGGCATCGTTGTCGGCGTTTCTCGAGTATTCGCAGGCCGGCGACTTCGCGCGCGCGGCGCAGTACCTCGATGTGCCGGAGATCGAGCGATCCCAGGCCAGCCAGCTGGCGCGTGAATTCTCGATCGTGCTCGACCGCTATGTGTACATCGATCTGGATGCGATCTCCGGTGCGTCGGCCGGCGACACGACGAGCGGGATGCCGGCGGGGGTGCAGCAGATCGGCACCATACCGGAGCCGGGCGGGCGGAGCGATCCGGTTCGGTTAGTCCGGCAGGCGCGGCCCGGCGCTGCGGCGCGGTGGGTGTTCTCGCGCAGCACGGTGGCGAACATCCCCAAATGGTACCGGCAGCTCCCGGACCGGTGGACGCTCGACCATCTGCCGCCGTGGCTGCTCGGCGCCGGCCCGTTAGGCATACTCTGGTGGCAGTGGCTGGGCCTGATCGTCGTGATCGTCGTGTCGCTGCTGGTCGGCATGCTGTTGGGCCGCCTGGCGCGCGGTGCGTTAGGCGCGTTGGCGAAGCGCACCAAGACCCACTGGGACGACGGCATCAGCACGGCGCTGCGCGGGCCGTTCCGCCTGGCGGCGATGCTGGTTGTGGTGCTCTTCCTGTTGCCGTGGTTGTCGCTCAACGCGAACGTGTCGCGGCACGTCGACACGGTGATCAAGGCGGGATTCACGATCGCGTTTTTCTGGGCGCTGTGGCGCCTGGTCGACATCTGGCGGCAGGTGAAGTCGGTGTCCGGGTGGGCGATGCACGGTACGTCGCACGGACTGCTGACGCTCGTGTCGCGTCTGGTGAAGATGGTCATCGGGATTTTCGGCTTCGTGTCGCTGCTGGCGACGCTCGGCTATCCGGTGGCGGCGATCATCGGCGGCCTGGGCATCGGCGGCCTCGCCGTGGCGCTCGCGGCGCAGAAGACGCTCGAGAATCTCTTCGGCGCGTTCGCGATCGGCGGCGACCGGTTGTTCCGGGAAGGCGATCAGGTGACGATCGACACGGTGACGGGCACGGTCGAGAGCATCGGGCTGCGATCGATCCGCATCCGGACGGCCGAGCGCAGCGTGGTGTCGATGCCTAACGGGAAGGTCGCCGATTCGCGGATCGAGACGTTCGCGCCGCGGGACCGGATCCGCTTTTCCTGCGTGCTCACACTGGTGTACGAGACGACGGCGGACCAGATGCGCGCAGTGATCACGGGTGTCGAAGCGATGCTCAAGGGCACCAAGCACGTGGCGCAGGACACGATCACGGTCTTCTTTCAGCAACTCAGCCCGTCGTCGCTGGACGTGCAGGTCGCGGCGCAGATTCTGACGACGAACGGCAACGAGTTCAACCGCATCCGGCAAGATTTGCTGCTGCAGATCATGGACATCGTGGAGCGCGCGGGGACGTCCTTCGCGTTTCCGACGCAGACGGTGCAACTCGAATCGCCGCCGGCCGCGGCGGCAACGAACGGTGCGGCCGCGTCCAACGACGCGGCGGCGCCGAAGCCCTCCTCGTGA
- a CDS encoding pyridoxamine 5'-phosphate oxidase family protein, which produces MTRSLSSTTASPLAHADERTTNRAMLRVHPDRGIPDEAASILAEGLVAHVAFAVEGQPFVLPMTYHFDLSRPTNVYLHGAHHSRLVRHLAACAPVCIEVTLVDGLVYSRTALYHSVNYRSVVLFGRAMDPPSAEAQRALLHDMVARYYPGRTAGRDYEAIPDAHLRATAIIAIAIEEWSAKGRRGGPTGPRDSDPTAPGSAGVIELR; this is translated from the coding sequence ATGACTCGGTCGCTCTCATCGACCACGGCATCGCCGCTCGCGCACGCCGACGAACGGACGACCAACCGCGCGATGCTGCGGGTGCATCCCGATCGCGGCATTCCGGACGAAGCGGCATCGATTCTCGCGGAAGGTTTGGTGGCGCACGTGGCCTTCGCGGTGGAGGGCCAGCCGTTCGTGCTGCCGATGACGTATCACTTCGATCTGAGTCGGCCGACGAATGTGTATCTGCACGGCGCCCATCACAGCCGGCTGGTGCGCCATCTCGCGGCGTGTGCGCCAGTGTGCATCGAGGTTACGCTGGTGGATGGGCTGGTATACTCGCGGACGGCGCTCTACCACTCGGTGAACTATCGATCGGTGGTGCTGTTCGGCCGTGCGATGGATCCGCCGTCTGCCGAAGCCCAACGCGCGCTGCTGCACGACATGGTGGCGCGCTACTATCCGGGGCGGACCGCGGGTCGTGACTACGAGGCGATTCCGGATGCGCATCTGCGTGCGACGGCAATCATCGCGATCGCCATTGAAGAGTGGAGCGCGAAGGGGCGTCGCGGCGGACCAACGGGGCCGCGCGATTCGGATCCAACGGCTCCGGGGTCGGCGGGGGTGATCGAGCTCCGATAG
- a CDS encoding PLP-dependent aminotransferase family protein, with product MPDDSARGRRPTGHRVPSAPSILVRLDTTRDEPLHHQVYADIRDAILAGRIAARSQLPSTRLLAKELEISRTTVSLAFDQLRAEGFLDTRERGGTYVAATIPDRALSVARHPVRRPAAHPRPTTRANSPPIVSTPSRRGAALAALATPSIALSRLQPRAFRSGVPSLDAFPHRVWGQISARLWRRAPRALLAYGVPNGHEPLRKAIAHYLEASRGARCSSEQVIVVGGSQEALYLAAHLLIEPGESAWIENPGYPGARNALSAAGARLVGVPLDAEGLDISRGRTLAPDARIAYVTPSHQYPLGVTMSIGRRLAMLDWARESGAWILEDDYDSEFRYSSRPLPSLQGLDAAGGDQPARVIYIGSFSKTLFPALRIGFLVVPPMLVDAFSAARSVIDRQSPTFEQAVLAEFIAEGHFVRHVRRMRALYAERQHALLRGIEYGPLMNHIESAPSDAGMHLVGWLRHVADDRRASSLALDDGIEAQPLSAMSLGGSARAALLLGYAAFTPATLLRSSERLASVLDGLRRQSPAAGRSPNVAHRIHHT from the coding sequence ATGCCAGACGACTCCGCCCGCGGGCGCCGCCCAACCGGGCATCGCGTCCCCAGCGCGCCAAGCATCCTCGTGCGGTTGGACACGACGCGCGACGAGCCGCTCCACCACCAGGTGTACGCCGACATTCGCGACGCCATTCTCGCCGGACGGATCGCCGCACGGTCTCAGCTCCCGTCCACGCGATTGCTCGCCAAAGAGCTCGAGATCTCCCGCACGACCGTCTCACTCGCCTTCGACCAGCTCCGAGCCGAAGGGTTTCTCGACACCCGCGAGCGCGGAGGCACGTACGTCGCCGCGACGATTCCCGACCGCGCGCTCTCGGTTGCGCGGCATCCCGTGCGTCGGCCCGCGGCGCATCCGCGCCCAACGACGCGCGCCAATTCCCCGCCTATCGTTAGCACGCCCTCGCGCCGGGGCGCGGCGCTGGCGGCGCTCGCCACGCCGAGCATTGCGCTGTCGCGGCTCCAGCCGCGCGCGTTTCGAAGCGGCGTCCCATCGCTCGACGCGTTCCCGCACCGCGTGTGGGGCCAGATTTCGGCGCGCCTCTGGCGGCGCGCGCCACGCGCGCTGCTCGCCTATGGAGTGCCTAACGGACACGAGCCCCTGCGGAAGGCCATCGCGCACTACCTGGAGGCGTCGCGCGGCGCGCGATGCAGCAGCGAGCAGGTGATCGTCGTCGGCGGCTCCCAGGAAGCGCTCTATCTCGCCGCGCACCTCTTGATCGAGCCGGGCGAGAGTGCATGGATCGAGAACCCCGGCTACCCCGGCGCACGCAATGCGCTCTCGGCCGCCGGCGCCCGCCTCGTCGGCGTGCCGCTCGACGCCGAGGGCCTGGATATCTCGCGCGGCCGCACGCTCGCGCCCGATGCACGCATCGCGTACGTCACGCCATCGCACCAGTACCCGCTCGGCGTCACGATGAGCATCGGTCGCCGCCTTGCCATGCTCGACTGGGCGCGCGAATCCGGCGCCTGGATCCTCGAAGACGATTACGACAGCGAATTCAGATATTCCAGCCGTCCGCTCCCATCGCTGCAGGGACTCGATGCCGCAGGCGGAGACCAGCCGGCTCGCGTCATCTACATCGGCTCGTTCAGCAAGACGCTGTTCCCAGCGCTGCGGATCGGGTTCCTCGTCGTGCCCCCGATGCTCGTCGACGCGTTCAGCGCAGCGCGCTCGGTGATCGACCGGCAGTCGCCGACCTTCGAGCAAGCAGTGCTCGCCGAATTCATTGCCGAGGGACACTTTGTGCGGCACGTTCGGCGAATGCGGGCGCTGTACGCCGAGCGCCAACACGCCCTGCTGCGCGGCATCGAGTATGGACCGTTGATGAATCACATCGAGTCGGCACCGTCTGACGCTGGCATGCACCTTGTGGGATGGTTGCGTCACGTCGCCGATGACCGACGTGCTTCATCGCTCGCGCTCGACGACGGGATCGAGGCGCAGCCCTTGTCGGCCATGTCGCTCGGCGGCTCGGCGCGGGCGGCCTTGCTGCTCGGCTACGCGGCGTTCACGCCGGCGACTCTCTTGCGGTCGAGCGAGCGCCTGGCATCGGTGCTCGATGGACTTCGCAGGCAGTCACCGGCCGCAGGACGGAGCCCGAACGTTGCACATCGGATTCATCATACATAG
- a CDS encoding GntR family transcriptional regulator, giving the protein MVDEVIDHFRAEISSGRLTTGSRLPPEAKLTAQLGVSRTTLREAMVVLSHNGLVDVRQGDGTFVRSDNSTDRDDLARRPVVELLEAQRPVILGLVRLAASRRTEQDATRLGELAAALESARDDVVVTDAYALESALADAAHSDLLAHLHRRISAALRAKTRERATNADPSADATQYLRRCARAVVDRDAESADRNARLWLSAQASSLAPEQTMVNYAAPDLRRGPRASHARRTNASPKDS; this is encoded by the coding sequence TTGGTCGACGAGGTCATCGATCATTTTCGCGCCGAGATTTCAAGCGGCCGGCTCACGACCGGCTCGCGGCTCCCGCCGGAAGCAAAGCTGACCGCGCAGCTGGGCGTCAGCCGGACGACGCTCCGAGAAGCGATGGTCGTGCTGTCCCACAACGGCCTCGTCGATGTGCGACAGGGTGACGGCACCTTCGTACGGAGCGACAACTCGACCGACCGGGACGACTTGGCTCGTCGGCCGGTGGTCGAACTGCTCGAAGCACAGCGGCCAGTCATCCTTGGTCTCGTGAGACTGGCGGCGTCGCGTCGCACAGAGCAGGATGCAACCCGGCTCGGCGAACTGGCCGCTGCGTTGGAATCCGCGCGAGACGACGTCGTCGTCACTGATGCTTATGCGCTCGAATCAGCCTTGGCCGACGCCGCACACAGCGATCTGCTGGCACATCTCCATCGGCGAATTTCCGCCGCGCTGCGCGCGAAAACGCGAGAGCGAGCGACGAACGCCGATCCCAGTGCGGATGCTACCCAATATCTCCGCCGGTGCGCGCGGGCTGTTGTCGATCGCGACGCGGAGTCCGCCGATCGGAACGCTCGCCTCTGGCTCTCAGCGCAGGCATCGTCGCTCGCGCCCGAGCAGACAATGGTGAATTACGCGGCTCCGGATCTCAGGCGCGGTCCTCGAGCCAGCCACGCCCGGCGCACAAACGCCAGCCCCAAAGACAGTTAG
- a CDS encoding VanZ family protein, with product MTFDPTARRWVRVAARGGYVVVVLLATLTHFHFDPNPTMVASRWRHALVFATAGSDVVDAARNVLLFTGFGAVWLVTSPRSHAWRRVVWITLVGCALSICVETAQLFSAMRTSSVNDVTTNTLGALLGAAGLVAMVRVFAWLRRRATVAGVPLLTIAVSYWCAMGAEMFSPFYRHGMNPWSGGSIANRLANALRYVRPFAIGRVSITDMALFAPGGAVMQAALVELGIGGGVAAIAVMVAGGVFAFAVEIAHGIAGQPIEVSAIVGHTLAVAIGAAAAWRWGAPVTARGDEQRRARILAVALAVLLVAWAWRPFLPRASWQAVRAQVTAPHLTPLGVLGTTSDLFGVMDVAEQFFLYVSLGLVLAAWPLRYRGKLANVLPGVYLAIVLEVGQILVLTRTFDVTDLLTQCAAVVVGFVAARRAGCEARGELLGRPTGGRSGAAGAPGEELPLVHVGP from the coding sequence GTGACATTCGATCCGACGGCCCGCCGGTGGGTCCGCGTCGCAGCGCGCGGCGGATACGTGGTCGTGGTGTTGCTGGCCACGCTGACGCACTTCCATTTCGACCCGAATCCCACGATGGTGGCGTCGCGGTGGCGTCACGCGCTGGTGTTCGCGACGGCCGGATCGGACGTCGTGGATGCCGCGCGGAACGTGCTTCTGTTCACTGGATTCGGCGCGGTGTGGCTGGTGACGTCGCCGCGGTCGCATGCGTGGCGGCGGGTGGTGTGGATCACGCTGGTCGGGTGCGCGTTGAGCATCTGTGTGGAGACCGCGCAGCTGTTTTCGGCGATGCGCACGTCGAGCGTGAACGACGTCACGACCAACACGCTGGGTGCTCTGTTAGGCGCGGCCGGTCTCGTGGCGATGGTGCGCGTCTTCGCGTGGCTGCGGCGGCGCGCCACGGTGGCCGGGGTGCCGCTGCTGACGATCGCGGTGTCGTACTGGTGCGCGATGGGCGCCGAGATGTTTTCGCCTTTTTACCGGCACGGGATGAATCCGTGGTCCGGCGGATCGATTGCGAACCGTCTTGCGAACGCGCTGCGGTACGTGAGGCCGTTCGCGATCGGGCGGGTGTCGATCACGGACATGGCGCTGTTCGCGCCGGGTGGCGCGGTGATGCAGGCGGCGCTGGTGGAGCTGGGGATCGGGGGCGGTGTCGCCGCGATCGCGGTGATGGTTGCGGGCGGCGTGTTTGCTTTCGCGGTCGAGATCGCGCACGGCATTGCGGGTCAACCGATCGAGGTGAGCGCGATCGTTGGGCATACGCTGGCGGTGGCGATCGGCGCCGCGGCGGCGTGGCGGTGGGGCGCGCCGGTCACGGCGCGCGGCGATGAGCAGCGGCGCGCGCGCATCCTCGCGGTGGCGCTGGCGGTCCTGCTGGTGGCGTGGGCGTGGCGGCCGTTTCTGCCGCGGGCGTCGTGGCAGGCGGTGCGTGCGCAGGTGACGGCGCCGCACCTGACTCCGTTAGGCGTTCTGGGCACGACGTCGGACCTGTTCGGCGTCATGGATGTGGCCGAGCAGTTCTTTCTGTACGTGTCGCTCGGCCTGGTGCTGGCCGCGTGGCCGCTGCGGTATCGCGGCAAGCTGGCGAACGTGCTGCCGGGTGTGTATCTGGCAATCGTGCTCGAGGTCGGGCAGATCCTGGTGTTGACCCGGACGTTCGATGTGACGGATCTGTTGACGCAGTGTGCGGCGGTGGTGGTGGGTTTCGTGGCGGCGCGGCGGGCGGGGTGTGAGGCTCGGGGCGAGTTGTTAGGCAGGCCGACGGGAGGTCGATCGGGCGCGGCCGGCGCGCCGGGAGAGGAGCTGCCGCTTGTTCATGTCGGTCCGTAG